One Antarctobacter heliothermus DNA segment encodes these proteins:
- a CDS encoding amino acid ABC transporter permease, which translates to MKRHIPGISTAATTDLPVLLPPPAPSHHAGVMNFSHWLASIPPWAPFVLVLVAMLLPSLALAQDGATTKDSPFTVLLRWIPFLVTKGFVYTVLISVFTMLLGTVLGVILGIGQVNPNRVIRSASYWITQIFRNSPWLVLLFIVMLSFPFRIEVFGLTIPVPDWSKAVIGLALPVMANISEIVRGAIGSVPSAQWEASESLAFTRRQTLYQIILPQCIKRMIPPWMNWYAILTMATPIVSILGVEEILNLTRQAIEAENNRPELLIPFYGFVLLIFFAYCYPIARLTVRLERRFAVKL; encoded by the coding sequence ATGAAACGCCATATCCCCGGGATTTCCACTGCCGCGACCACCGATCTGCCCGTCCTGTTGCCGCCCCCTGCCCCAAGCCATCATGCAGGCGTAATGAATTTCAGCCATTGGCTGGCGTCGATCCCGCCTTGGGCACCTTTTGTGCTGGTGCTTGTGGCCATGCTGTTGCCGTCGCTTGCGCTGGCTCAGGACGGCGCGACGACCAAGGACAGCCCTTTCACCGTCCTCTTGCGCTGGATTCCGTTCCTTGTGACCAAGGGATTTGTCTACACCGTGCTGATTTCAGTTTTCACGATGCTGCTGGGCACCGTCCTTGGGGTCATACTGGGAATTGGTCAGGTCAACCCGAACAGGGTGATCCGGTCGGCGTCGTACTGGATCACCCAGATCTTTCGCAATTCGCCCTGGCTGGTTCTGCTGTTTATCGTGATGCTCAGCTTTCCGTTCCGGATAGAGGTTTTTGGCCTGACCATCCCGGTCCCGGACTGGAGCAAGGCGGTCATAGGTCTGGCCCTGCCGGTCATGGCCAACATCTCGGAAATCGTGCGCGGGGCTATCGGGTCTGTGCCGTCGGCGCAATGGGAAGCGTCCGAAAGTCTGGCATTCACCCGCCGTCAGACCCTGTACCAGATCATCCTGCCGCAGTGCATCAAACGCATGATCCCGCCTTGGATGAACTGGTACGCGATCCTGACCATGGCCACGCCCATTGTCTCGATCCTGGGGGTTGAGGAAATTCTGAACCTGACCCGCCAGGCCATCGAGGCCGAAAACAACCGCCCCGAACTGCTGATCCCGTTCTACGGGTTCGTGCTGCTGATCTTTTTTGCATACTGCTATCCGATCGCCCGTCTGACGGTCCGTCTGGAACGCAGGTTTGCCGTGAAACTCTGA
- a CDS encoding amino acid ABC transporter permease, protein MLDAFQDFFRALAADHPTWNFVFFYEERQWGQVISGLWMTIKLSVVCVIFSVIIGIVGAAMQGSNSRIVRGIVNGYIQFFRNTPPFVQLLFFYFALGSFTPTYSPDGWLEIPIISNVGWAIISLSFFAGAFNVEIFRAGVEAVPDSTQEASEALGFTRMQTFGYIVLPLALRVSIPALNNNLVNLVKTTTQAFVIAVPELLYESVTIWNDFPSAQNPMMLVLFVAYLSLVGVLVLGMNSWERSMRIPGYGV, encoded by the coding sequence ATGCTGGACGCGTTCCAAGACTTTTTCCGCGCACTTGCTGCCGACCATCCGACATGGAACTTTGTCTTCTTCTATGAAGAACGCCAATGGGGACAGGTCATCAGCGGATTGTGGATGACGATAAAACTGTCGGTTGTCTGCGTGATCTTCAGCGTGATCATCGGGATCGTCGGGGCCGCGATGCAAGGCTCCAACAGCCGGATCGTGCGCGGCATCGTCAACGGCTATATCCAGTTCTTTCGGAACACGCCGCCCTTTGTGCAGCTGCTGTTCTTTTATTTCGCACTGGGCAGTTTCACCCCCACCTACAGCCCGGATGGCTGGCTGGAGATCCCAATCATCTCAAACGTCGGCTGGGCGATCATTTCGCTGTCGTTCTTTGCCGGTGCCTTCAACGTCGAGATCTTTCGCGCCGGTGTCGAGGCGGTACCGGATTCGACGCAGGAAGCCAGCGAGGCACTGGGGTTCACCCGGATGCAGACCTTTGGCTATATCGTGCTGCCGCTGGCGCTGCGGGTGTCGATCCCCGCGCTGAACAACAATCTGGTCAATCTGGTCAAGACGACCACGCAGGCCTTTGTCATCGCGGTGCCCGAATTGCTGTATGAATCCGTCACGATCTGGAACGACTTTCCGTCCGCGCAGAACCCGATGATGCTGGTCCTGTTCGTGGCCTATCTTTCGCTGGTCGGTGTTCTGGTTCTGGGCATGAACTCATGGGAGCGGTCCATGCGCATCCCCGGATATGGAGTGTGA
- a CDS encoding transporter substrate-binding domain-containing protein produces the protein MKKLLAATTALATGLTGITASAQECTNDAWNRIMSSGTLTVGVKADYKPWGYRNTDGELIGMEIDMAKDVAAKMGVDLELVAVQSSNRMQFLEQGKIDLMIATMSDRADRREIVGIVGPNYYTSGTNLLAPKALNFTEWEELRGRPVCGKQGAFYNQAVEERYGAEVVAFIGNAEAKQALRDKKCVGFVYDDSSIMADLASGDWEDYAMPMPTEDDNPWALAVPKAEENCVFGRFMSGMQYNWHKDGTLVELEKKWGIQSTAYTASQHERFKDWLSD, from the coding sequence ATGAAAAAACTACTTGCAGCGACTACGGCACTGGCAACTGGCCTGACCGGCATTACCGCTTCGGCGCAGGAATGCACCAACGACGCTTGGAACCGCATCATGTCGTCAGGCACGCTGACCGTGGGCGTCAAAGCGGACTACAAACCTTGGGGTTATCGTAACACCGATGGCGAACTGATCGGCATGGAAATCGACATGGCCAAGGACGTGGCCGCCAAGATGGGCGTCGACCTCGAGCTGGTCGCAGTACAGTCGTCCAACCGGATGCAGTTCCTCGAGCAAGGCAAGATCGACCTGATGATTGCGACCATGTCGGACCGCGCGGACCGCCGCGAAATCGTCGGCATCGTCGGCCCGAACTACTACACCTCTGGTACCAACCTGCTGGCCCCCAAGGCGTTGAACTTTACCGAATGGGAAGAGCTGCGCGGTCGTCCGGTCTGTGGCAAACAGGGCGCGTTCTACAATCAGGCGGTTGAAGAGCGTTATGGGGCAGAGGTCGTCGCCTTTATCGGCAATGCCGAAGCCAAACAGGCCCTGCGCGACAAGAAATGCGTGGGCTTTGTCTATGACGACAGTTCCATCATGGCCGACCTCGCGTCGGGTGATTGGGAAGACTACGCGATGCCGATGCCCACAGAGGATGACAACCCCTGGGCCCTGGCCGTGCCGAAAGCAGAAGAGAACTGCGTCTTTGGCCGTTTCATGTCCGGCATGCAGTACAACTGGCACAAGGACGGCACGCTGGTCGAACTTGAGAAGAAGTGGGGCATTCAATCCACGGCATACACCGCCAGCCAGCATGAGCGGTTCAAGGACTGGCTGTCCGACTGA
- a CDS encoding phage tail protein — translation MPAYPFIAQVIPFAGNFAPRGWAFCDGQLLPISQNTALFSLVGTIYGGDGRTTMGLPDLRGRAAIHPGRGPGLTAYQLGEKGGQEVVTLNTLEIPQHNHSVNAVAESRAGNLTDPGGNMLASGSTIYRSNTPADDVDMDPAMIRQNTVGANLAHENRPPFLALNYIIALVGTYPSRS, via the coding sequence ATGCCGGCATACCCGTTTATTGCCCAAGTCATTCCTTTCGCAGGGAATTTCGCGCCGCGCGGCTGGGCATTTTGCGATGGTCAGCTCTTGCCGATCAGCCAGAACACGGCGTTGTTCTCTTTGGTTGGCACGATCTACGGTGGCGATGGCCGCACCACGATGGGCTTGCCGGACCTGCGTGGACGCGCCGCTATTCATCCGGGGCGCGGCCCGGGCCTGACGGCCTATCAGCTAGGCGAAAAGGGCGGACAGGAAGTTGTGACGCTGAACACGCTCGAGATCCCGCAGCACAACCATAGCGTCAACGCAGTAGCGGAATCGCGGGCCGGGAACCTGACCGATCCCGGCGGCAACATGCTGGCGTCGGGATCCACTATCTATCGCAGCAACACGCCAGCAGACGATGTGGATATGGACCCTGCGATGATCCGGCAGAACACCGTCGGGGCCAATCTGGCACATGAAAACAGGCCGCCCTTTCTGGCGTTGAACTACATTATCGCATTGGTCGGCACCTATCCGTCGCGCAGCTAG
- a CDS encoding phage tail protein: protein MSEPFLAEISMFGGNFAPRGWAFCDGQILPIKQNQSLYSLLGTTYGGDGRTSFALPDLRGRIPVHSGNGSVGPGLSPYVLGQKGGAETVTLNVSEIPSHNHGVAMRAESRAGSVADPAGNMLASGSSIFRTNSPADDVDMDAAMIQQFNVGGGQSHYNMPPFLAVNYIIALQGQFPSRN from the coding sequence ATGTCCGAGCCATTCCTTGCCGAAATCTCGATGTTCGGAGGCAATTTTGCCCCCCGCGGATGGGCCTTTTGCGATGGTCAGATCCTGCCGATCAAACAGAACCAATCGCTGTATTCCCTGCTGGGGACGACCTACGGCGGAGACGGGCGTACATCGTTCGCGCTGCCCGATCTGCGCGGGCGCATCCCGGTGCATTCCGGAAACGGCTCGGTCGGGCCCGGCCTGTCACCCTACGTGCTTGGGCAAAAGGGGGGCGCGGAGACGGTGACGTTGAACGTGAGTGAGATCCCGTCGCACAATCACGGCGTCGCGATGCGCGCGGAATCTCGCGCGGGCAGCGTGGCGGATCCGGCAGGCAACATGCTGGCATCCGGGTCTTCGATCTTTCGCACCAATTCACCCGCGGATGATGTCGACATGGATGCGGCGATGATCCAGCAGTTCAATGTTGGTGGCGGCCAATCGCACTACAACATGCCGCCCTTCCTGGCGGTGAATTACATCATCGCCCTTCAGGGCCAGTTTCCGTCGCGCAACTGA
- a CDS encoding phage tail protein yields MSEPYVAQITMFAGNFAPRGWAFCDGQLLAVAQNDALFSLLGTIYGGDGRTTFGLPDLRGRAAMHAGNGPGLSTYRLGAKGGQERVTLTTNEMPSHNHGVTMRAESRGGNLTDPGGNMLASGSSIFRTNTPADDVRMDAAMIRQNNVGGSQSHNNLPPFQAVNYIIALVGIYPSRS; encoded by the coding sequence ATGTCTGAACCGTATGTCGCCCAAATCACGATGTTCGCGGGCAACTTTGCGCCACGCGGCTGGGCCTTTTGTGACGGTCAATTGCTGGCGGTCGCGCAGAACGATGCACTGTTCTCGTTGCTGGGAACGATCTATGGCGGGGACGGGCGCACCACGTTTGGCTTGCCGGATCTGCGCGGACGCGCGGCCATGCACGCCGGCAACGGACCCGGCCTGTCGACTTATCGTCTTGGAGCGAAGGGGGGGCAAGAGCGGGTGACGCTGACCACGAACGAGATGCCCTCGCACAACCACGGCGTTACCATGCGCGCGGAATCGCGAGGCGGCAACCTGACCGATCCGGGCGGCAACATGCTGGCATCCGGGTCGTCGATCTTTCGCACAAATACACCCGCGGATGACGTTCGGATGGATGCCGCGATGATCCGGCAGAATAATGTCGGCGGAAGCCAGTCACACAACAACCTGCCGCCCTTTCAGGCCGTAAACTACATCATCGCCTTGGTTGGCATTTATCCGTCGCGTTCATGA
- a CDS encoding DUF6916 family protein has product MGVLNSLSRRAVLAGQAALAGLAALPGAAMARTGSAAQVTEGVAPVVAKAPRWHDATAEELASLVGERFRVSTKAHGDVVLKLVALEQGASGPARPGDLARRESVTALFDSPDAGPLVADGDGLHRVWHPRMGAADLYMTAVPRRHGGADIAIVLN; this is encoded by the coding sequence ATGGGTGTTCTGAACAGTCTTTCACGGCGTGCCGTTTTGGCGGGTCAGGCGGCCCTCGCGGGCCTTGCCGCGCTGCCGGGTGCCGCCATGGCGCGCACCGGATCGGCCGCGCAAGTGACCGAAGGGGTGGCCCCGGTTGTTGCCAAGGCACCGCGCTGGCACGATGCCACCGCAGAGGAACTAGCCAGTCTGGTCGGAGAGCGCTTTCGTGTCTCGACCAAGGCGCATGGGGACGTGGTCTTGAAGCTGGTGGCGTTGGAACAGGGCGCATCCGGCCCTGCACGCCCCGGTGATCTTGCGCGGCGCGAAAGCGTCACGGCGTTGTTTGACAGCCCGGACGCCGGACCGCTGGTGGCGGATGGTGACGGCTTGCACCGGGTATGGCACCCGCGCATGGGGGCGGCGGATCTGTATATGACGGCGGTGCCCCGCAGGCATGGCGGGGCCGACATCGCCATCGTCCTGAACTGA